One genomic segment of [Phormidium] sp. ETS-05 includes these proteins:
- a CDS encoding filamentous hemagglutinin N-terminal domain-containing protein has translation MLPLLGSVVVAVFTSVAPTSAQPITPANDGTGTRVTPNQNRFDIDGGTLSGDSGNLFHSFEQFGLNQGQTANFISTPQIHNILGRVIGGDPSLINGLIQITGGNSNLFLMNPAGIVFGPGASLNLPAAFTATTATSIGFDNRWFHSVGTNDYTALVGTPNAFDFSTLQPGSIINSGDLAVALGQNLNLIGGTIINSGSLTGGQITIATVPGEHLIRISQPGHILSLDISPVPDQGITPLSLPQLLTASNIGSATKVIITSGGEVFLTGSGLKVDRGDLVIADNSTTTSQTATLAAANNLTLVSNQLSSEGDLRLEARDTLRLRDSVIISGGNLTLQGNQSIDILALDPALPSYPIQAGGNITLVSDSLISGNTHFSAGGSFDLRTLAGNAGEFLSLYDPIISSGADVRFGDYTGVSLKVEAAGAIFGGDINITGPDTSLGNSTDADVAIMRSSATLILRSGVQPANPANIPPNLNAGGTAFNASTAVSGNNILVAGITTAGVGNCGFSRDLGIK, from the coding sequence GTGCTACCTCTATTGGGGTCCGTGGTGGTAGCAGTATTCACATCCGTTGCCCCCACGTCCGCTCAACCCATCACCCCAGCCAACGACGGCACCGGCACCCGAGTCACCCCAAATCAAAACCGCTTCGACATCGATGGGGGAACACTTTCCGGTGATAGCGGCAACCTCTTCCACAGCTTTGAGCAATTTGGGCTCAACCAAGGACAAACCGCCAACTTTATCTCCACCCCCCAAATTCACAACATCCTCGGGCGCGTCATCGGTGGCGATCCCTCCCTAATTAACGGTTTAATCCAAATCACTGGCGGCAATTCCAACTTATTCCTAATGAACCCCGCCGGTATCGTCTTCGGTCCGGGTGCCAGTTTGAACCTCCCCGCCGCCTTCACCGCCACCACCGCCACCAGCATCGGCTTTGATAACCGCTGGTTTCATAGCGTTGGCACCAATGACTACACCGCCTTAGTCGGCACCCCCAACGCCTTTGATTTCAGCACCCTACAACCGGGCAGCATCATTAATAGCGGTGACTTGGCAGTAGCTTTGGGTCAGAATTTAAACCTAATCGGCGGCACCATCATTAACAGCGGGTCCCTCACCGGAGGGCAAATTACCATTGCCACTGTACCGGGAGAACACCTGATCCGCATCTCCCAACCCGGACATATCCTCAGTTTAGATATCTCCCCCGTACCGGACCAGGGCATCACTCCCCTCTCTCTCCCCCAACTGCTCACCGCCAGCAATATCGGCTCCGCCACCAAAGTCATCATCACCAGTGGGGGGGAAGTGTTTTTAACCGGTTCCGGGTTAAAAGTCGATCGGGGTGATTTGGTCATAGCCGACAATTCCACAACCACCAGCCAAACCGCCACCCTCGCTGCCGCCAATAATCTCACTTTAGTTAGCAACCAATTATCAAGTGAGGGAGATTTACGCCTAGAAGCCCGAGATACCCTGCGCCTGCGCGATAGCGTCATCATATCTGGCGGCAATCTCACCCTCCAAGGCAACCAAAGCATCGATATTTTGGCTTTAGACCCCGCACTCCCCAGTTATCCGATTCAAGCCGGTGGAAATATCACCTTAGTTAGTGATAGCCTAATTTCTGGCAATACTCACTTTAGTGCCGGAGGGAGTTTTGACCTGCGCACTTTAGCCGGAAATGCGGGTGAATTCCTCAGCCTCTATGACCCAATTATCAGCTCTGGGGCAGATGTGCGCTTTGGCGACTATACCGGAGTTTCCCTAAAAGTAGAAGCCGCCGGAGCGATTTTTGGCGGCGATATCAACATCACCGGGCCAGATACCAGCTTAGGTAACTCTACCGATGCTGATGTGGCCATTATGCGCAGCAGTGCGACCCTGATTTTGCGCTCTGGGGTGCAGCCAGCTAATCCCGCCAACATTCCCCCTAATCTCAATGCCGGAGGCACCGCGTTTAATGCCAGTACCGCCGTATCGGGGAATAATATTTTGGTCGCCGGAATTACCACAGCGGGGGTGGGTAATTGTGGATTCAGCAGGGACCTTGGGATTAAATGA
- a CDS encoding Mo-dependent nitrogenase C-terminal domain-containing protein, giving the protein MSVSNDTIKYLAVASWVEVQEIDSDKSIATPANQTQKRFRLDLLYPLRQWINQIDVRQSKLAHSVCRLIPPQCPFERDINLFGRTLFHIPPLCKLNPLYEELVMLRFRALCYLADECGEDITQYC; this is encoded by the coding sequence ATGAGTGTATCAAATGATACCATAAAATATCTTGCAGTTGCAAGCTGGGTAGAAGTCCAAGAAATAGATTCTGATAAGAGCATCGCCACACCAGCCAATCAGACCCAGAAAAGATTTCGATTAGATTTGCTGTATCCTTTGCGACAATGGATTAACCAAATTGATGTGCGCCAGTCGAAATTAGCGCATTCCGTATGTAGGCTGATTCCACCACAATGCCCCTTTGAGCGGGATATTAACCTGTTTGGCCGGACTCTGTTTCACATTCCACCGCTGTGCAAGCTGAATCCTCTATACGAGGAATTGGTGATGCTGCGCTTTCGGGCGCTCTGTTATCTTGCCGATGAATGCGGGGAGGATATAACGCAATACTGCTAA
- a CDS encoding sodium:proton antiporter, giving the protein MDMPFDITLLMVMTTIAGISAQVLAAYLKVPSIVFLLLFGILLGPDGCGVLHPQLLGDGLESIVSLAVALILFEGGLNLELRDLGKVSGALRNLVTIGTLVTLIGGGVAAHALGEFPWPIAFLYAALVVVTGPTVIGPLLKQVQVDRSVAALLEGEGVLIDPVGAILAVLVLDVILNGDADPIRLLAGLTIRLGLGSAIGAAGGWFLGWFLKRANFLSEDLKNLVVLAGLWGLYGLAQAIRSESGLMATVVAGLVLGASGVPEVRLLRRFKGQLTIMAISVLFILLAADLSLASIVALGWGSVFTVLALMFLVRPLNVWICTINSDFNWRQKLFVSWISPRGIVSASVASLFSILLTERGINGGDAIKALVFLTIIMTVVAQGLTAQTVANFLQLTSVKASGAVIVGSNPLSRLMGRLFKERGESVVLLDTNPEACKQAEQENLRVFLSSALDIKVLEEVGLGSMGTFLAMTSNGEVNLVLAQRAVEEFKPPRVLAVFPGEVEGGGSNGNGKVQQAFIADLQLKTWNQYLSDGQVKLGETMLKEAGFAFQQAHLRALIRAAELVPLFLERGGQLQVASAVESWQPGDRIIYLLHDPKPKLLKRLSGASDRLTIEKLPAVEEVPMPSPVLEEVMKETLRETQAAS; this is encoded by the coding sequence ATGGATATGCCTTTTGACATCACCCTGCTCATGGTTATGACCACGATCGCAGGTATCAGCGCGCAGGTGCTGGCAGCGTATCTAAAAGTACCGAGCATTGTTTTCCTGCTGCTGTTCGGCATCCTGCTCGGTCCTGATGGCTGCGGCGTCCTCCATCCCCAGTTATTGGGAGATGGTTTGGAGTCGATCGTATCCCTGGCGGTGGCTTTAATCCTGTTTGAAGGGGGATTAAACCTGGAATTGCGGGATTTGGGGAAAGTTTCGGGAGCGCTGCGAAACTTAGTGACGATCGGCACTCTGGTAACTCTCATTGGCGGGGGAGTCGCCGCTCACGCTTTAGGGGAATTTCCCTGGCCGATCGCATTCCTCTACGCCGCTCTCGTGGTGGTGACAGGGCCAACGGTGATCGGCCCCCTGCTCAAACAGGTGCAAGTAGATCGGTCAGTAGCGGCGTTGCTCGAAGGCGAAGGCGTACTCATCGACCCGGTGGGAGCCATTCTGGCGGTGTTGGTGCTAGATGTGATTTTGAACGGAGACGCTGACCCCATTCGCCTCCTCGCCGGTTTGACCATCCGCTTAGGGTTAGGCAGCGCGATCGGTGCAGCGGGCGGCTGGTTCCTCGGCTGGTTCCTCAAACGTGCCAATTTCCTCTCAGAAGACCTGAAAAACCTGGTCGTTTTAGCCGGTTTATGGGGATTATACGGCTTAGCTCAAGCCATCCGCAGTGAATCCGGCTTGATGGCTACCGTAGTCGCCGGTTTGGTACTCGGTGCCTCCGGCGTCCCGGAAGTCCGCCTGCTGCGTCGGTTTAAAGGCCAACTTACAATTATGGCCATTTCCGTCCTGTTTATCCTCTTAGCAGCCGACCTATCCCTCGCCAGTATCGTCGCTTTGGGTTGGGGTAGTGTCTTCACCGTCCTAGCATTGATGTTTCTGGTGCGCCCCCTCAACGTTTGGATTTGCACCATCAACAGCGATTTTAACTGGCGGCAAAAACTATTCGTAAGCTGGATTTCTCCTCGGGGCATCGTTTCCGCCTCGGTGGCTTCCCTATTTTCCATTTTGCTCACAGAACGGGGAATTAACGGTGGTGACGCCATCAAAGCCCTGGTTTTCCTCACGATTATTATGACCGTGGTTGCCCAAGGTCTCACAGCCCAAACAGTGGCAAATTTCCTGCAACTGACCTCGGTTAAAGCCAGCGGCGCAGTGATTGTGGGGTCAAATCCCCTCAGCCGCCTGATGGGTCGTCTATTCAAAGAGCGGGGGGAGTCTGTAGTTTTGCTCGACACTAACCCGGAGGCTTGCAAGCAAGCTGAGCAGGAAAACTTGCGGGTGTTCTTGAGTTCGGCTCTGGATATCAAGGTTCTTGAAGAGGTGGGATTGGGTTCGATGGGCACTTTCTTGGCCATGACGAGCAATGGCGAGGTGAATTTGGTGCTGGCCCAGCGCGCCGTTGAGGAATTCAAGCCGCCTCGAGTGTTGGCGGTTTTCCCTGGCGAGGTGGAGGGGGGTGGGTCTAATGGCAATGGCAAGGTGCAACAAGCCTTTATCGCCGATTTGCAACTGAAAACCTGGAATCAGTATCTCAGTGATGGGCAAGTGAAGCTGGGAGAAACGATGCTGAAGGAGGCGGGGTTTGCTTTTCAGCAGGCGCATTTGCGGGCTTTGATTCGGGCGGCGGAGTTGGTGCCTCTGTTTTTGGAACGAGGGGGGCAGCTGCAGGTGGCATCGGCGGTGGAGAGTTGGCAACCGGGCGATCGGATTATCTACCTCCTCCATGACCCCAAACCAAAACTCCTGAAGCGTCTCTCCGGTGCATCAGACCGTCTAACGATTGAAAAACTCCCCGCCGTGGAAGAAGTCCCCATGCCCTCCCCAGTTTTGGAAGAGGTGATGAAAGAAACTCTCAGGGAAACCCAAGCTGCGAGCTAG
- the msrA gene encoding peptide-methionine (S)-S-oxide reductase MsrA, translating into MGIFGLFGKKLALPKPEEALPGRSETMPVPEKHFVNGNPLKPPYPAGMEMAMFGMGCFWGAERKFWQQKGVQITAVGYAAGITPNPTYQEVCTGMTGHNEVVFVVFDPKVISYEQLLKVFWENHNPTQGMRQGNDVGTQYRSGIYCYSPSQKQLAVNSQELYQKALSGAGYGEITTEILDAPEFYFAEGYHQQYLAKNPNGYCGLGGTNVSCPEMVAL; encoded by the coding sequence ATGGGAATATTTGGATTATTTGGCAAAAAGCTGGCTCTACCGAAGCCGGAGGAAGCCCTACCCGGGCGTTCTGAAACTATGCCAGTGCCGGAAAAGCACTTTGTGAACGGCAACCCCCTCAAACCCCCCTACCCGGCGGGGATGGAAATGGCGATGTTTGGGATGGGGTGCTTCTGGGGTGCGGAACGCAAGTTCTGGCAGCAAAAAGGTGTGCAAATCACTGCTGTGGGTTATGCCGCTGGTATTACCCCTAACCCCACTTATCAGGAAGTTTGCACGGGGATGACTGGGCATAATGAGGTCGTGTTTGTGGTGTTTGACCCGAAAGTTATCAGCTATGAGCAATTGCTGAAAGTGTTTTGGGAAAACCACAATCCTACTCAAGGGATGCGCCAAGGTAATGATGTGGGGACTCAGTATCGATCGGGTATTTACTGCTATTCCCCCAGCCAAAAGCAATTAGCTGTCAATTCCCAGGAACTTTACCAAAAAGCGCTCAGCGGCGCGGGATACGGCGAGATTACTACAGAAATTCTGGATGCACCAGAATTTTATTTCGCCGAAGGATACCATCAGCAATACCTGGCCAAAAATCCTAATGGTTATTGCGGTTTAGGTGGCACAAATGTAAGCTGTCCTGAGATGGTGGCTCTGTAA
- a CDS encoding glycoside hydrolase family 55 protein, with amino-acid sequence MMVIRRLQRWMNSLDRPQRKLWQFLSLAGFFSCVAVAIYSLSLFLHNSPPPNTPAKPAVASISAAAPVAQFPGKNCGSAAGGPTDNPVAAKYGNDYSWTSEIKWNCVYNITDFAGNTDIDKFNAARDAAASNGGGVVYFPAGEYKFEDNIYLKNGVVLRGDNPPVADAKSSNYAPSSRLVFPKYEPRFTGNGTPNDTAFKKISPENPSVDSNIGLVNLDVNRAAISIVGSEEGQHQNILVFGVRSNNVASADAQVPDVSFQDGWMRYSDRFATNIKLNGRANILVANNRLNDAVTDSYEQPGYKVKTADGKSVLTYREGNKVPFSYTDHYGIVVNRSKSGVLLWRRRGRWSLLYFGGGL; translated from the coding sequence ATGATGGTAATTCGCCGCTTACAACGCTGGATGAATTCTCTCGATCGCCCCCAGAGAAAACTATGGCAGTTCCTGTCTCTAGCGGGGTTTTTCTCCTGTGTAGCGGTGGCGATTTATAGCCTATCACTTTTTCTGCACAATTCTCCCCCACCAAACACCCCAGCTAAGCCAGCGGTTGCCTCTATTTCCGCCGCTGCTCCAGTAGCTCAATTTCCAGGGAAAAATTGTGGTAGTGCTGCGGGCGGTCCTACGGATAATCCGGTGGCTGCCAAATATGGTAATGATTATTCGTGGACGAGTGAAATTAAGTGGAATTGTGTTTATAATATCACGGATTTTGCTGGAAATACAGATATAGATAAATTTAACGCTGCAAGAGATGCGGCGGCGTCAAATGGGGGCGGGGTGGTGTATTTCCCGGCGGGTGAGTATAAGTTTGAGGATAATATTTATCTAAAAAATGGGGTAGTGTTGCGGGGGGATAATCCTCCTGTGGCTGATGCTAAATCGAGCAACTATGCTCCATCATCCCGGCTGGTGTTTCCCAAATATGAACCGCGTTTTACGGGAAATGGGACGCCTAATGATACGGCATTCAAAAAGATTTCTCCAGAAAATCCGAGTGTAGATAGCAATATTGGTTTGGTGAATTTAGATGTTAATCGCGCTGCTATATCTATTGTGGGAAGCGAGGAGGGTCAGCATCAAAATATCCTCGTGTTTGGGGTTAGAAGTAATAACGTAGCGTCTGCGGATGCGCAGGTGCCAGATGTTTCTTTTCAGGATGGGTGGATGCGCTATAGCGATAGGTTCGCGACGAATATTAAGCTAAATGGCAGGGCTAATATTTTGGTGGCGAATAATCGGCTCAATGATGCGGTGACGGATAGTTACGAGCAACCGGGATATAAGGTGAAAACGGCGGATGGTAAGTCGGTACTAACTTATCGGGAAGGGAATAAAGTACCGTTTAGTTATACTGACCATTATGGGATTGTGGTAAATCGCTCGAAGTCTGGGGTTTTGCTTTGGCGGCGACGCGGGAGGTGGAGCCTGCTTTATTTCGGCGGGGGATTGTGA
- the recR gene encoding recombination mediator RecR, with protein MPGVGPKTAQRLALYILKRPDAEVQALAQALLDAKQQVGLCRECFHLSAAPLCDICSNENRDRATICVVAESRDLIALEKTREYQGKYHVLGGVISPMDGIGPEQLTIQALVRRVSLQQIQEVILAIAPSVEGETTTLYLGQLLKPFTRVTRIAFGLPMGGDLEYADEVTLARALEGRRELF; from the coding sequence TTGCCGGGAGTGGGACCGAAAACTGCCCAGCGGTTGGCTTTGTATATCCTCAAGCGTCCAGATGCGGAGGTACAGGCTCTGGCGCAGGCGCTGCTGGATGCAAAGCAACAGGTGGGTTTATGTCGGGAGTGCTTTCATTTGTCAGCAGCACCACTGTGCGATATTTGTAGTAACGAAAACCGCGATCGCGCCACAATTTGCGTGGTAGCGGAGTCACGGGATTTAATTGCTTTGGAGAAAACCCGGGAGTATCAGGGTAAGTATCACGTTTTGGGGGGAGTAATTTCGCCTATGGATGGCATCGGACCGGAGCAACTAACGATTCAAGCGTTGGTGCGTCGGGTGAGTCTGCAGCAAATTCAAGAGGTGATTTTGGCGATCGCTCCCAGCGTCGAAGGAGAAACCACCACTTTATATTTGGGTCAACTGCTCAAACCCTTTACCCGCGTTACCCGCATTGCTTTTGGGTTGCCTATGGGTGGTGATTTAGAATACGCCGATGAAGTAACTCTAGCTCGCGCTTTAGAAGGGCGACGGGAGTTATTTTAA